Proteins from one Hemicordylus capensis ecotype Gifberg chromosome 7, rHemCap1.1.pri, whole genome shotgun sequence genomic window:
- the ZBTB8B gene encoding zinc finger and BTB domain-containing protein 8B isoform X1, protein MLRIKKPFLKGASRDMEMQSYYTKLLGELNEQRKRDFFCDCSIIVEGRIFKAHKNILFANSGYFRALLIHYIQDSGRHSTASLDIVTSEAFSIILDFLYSGKLDLCGENVIEVMSAASYLQMTDVVNFCKTYIRSSLDICRKIEREAAFYQADSGSASSAREGPSYGAKSQCSASISSLQEKERAPDCQRDPPCGECSSCHPIELVVRDPVSSDSPDDTNSSLPKVVEPKVEFDADEVEVEVGERLPQYPTPLTIEQIEEGLHSGQAMDLACNNYHMKQFLEALLRNSTAQRKDDVVHHFVRGFESRPEDAGMPMSSVMDIHNDWYGEDAGDVLVVPIKLHKCPFCPYTAKQKGILKRHIRSHTGERPYPCEICGKRFTRQEHLRSHALSVHRSNKPIICKGCRRTFTSSLSQGLRRFGLCDSCTCVTTTHEDSMPINLSLMEPSSEGQEKSDPDNDWPIYVESGDENDPPDDDDADPDPSDKQDLHREALM, encoded by the exons ATGTTAAG AATCAAGAAGCCCTTCTTAAAGGGAGCTTCCAGAGACATGGAGATGCAATCTTACTACACGAAACTCTTGGGGGAGCTCAACGAGCAGCGGAAAAGGGACTTCTTTTGCGACTGCAGCATCATTGTCGAAGGGAGGATTTTCAAAGCCCACAAGAACATTCTCTTTGCTAACAGCGGCTACTTCAGAGCCTTGTTGATCCACTACATCCAGGACAGCGGGCGGCACAGCACCGCGTCCTTGGACATTGTGACTTCGGAGGCCTTCTCCATCATCCTGGACTTCCTTTATTCCGGGAAGCTGGATCTTTGTGGGGAGAATGTGATTGAGGTCATGTCTGCTGCCAGTTACTTACAGATGACGGATGTGGTCAACTTCTGCAAGACCTATATCCGGTCGTCACTGGATATCTGCCGGAAGATTGAGAGGGAAGCCGCCTTCTATCAGGCTGACAGTGGCAGTGCGAGTTCTGCTAGAGAGGGGCCGTCGTACGGTGCCAAGAGCCAGTGCTCTGCTTCCATTTCATCTCTGCAGGAGAAGGAAAGGGCCCCAGATTGCCAACGAGACCCTCCTTGTGGGGAATGTAGCAGCTGCCACCCCATTGAGCTCGTGGTGAGGGACCCAGTCAGCAGCGACTCTCCAGACGACACCAACTCCTCGCTGCCCAAAGTGGTGGAACCCAAAGTCGAATTTGATGCCGATGAAGTGGAAGTGGAAGTGGGTGAGCGGCTGCCACAGTACCCAACTCCCTTGACCATTGAGCAGATAGAGGAGGgactccacagtggccaggcgaTGGACCTGGCGTGCAATAACTATCACATGAAGCAGTTCCTTGAGGCCTTGCTGCGGAACAGCACAGCCCAAAGGAAGGACGATGTGGTCCACCATTTTGTCCGTGGCTTTGAGAGTCGGCCAGAAGATGCAGGGATGCCCATGAGTTCCGTGATGGACATTCACAATGACTGGTACGGAGAGGATGCAG GTGACGTCCTGGTGGTGCCGATCAAGCTGCACAAATGCCCGTTCTGCCCGTATACCGCCAAGCAGAAAGGGATCCTGAAGCGCCACATCCGCTCACACACGGGCGAGAGACCCTATCCCTGTGAGATCTGTGGCAAACGCTTCACGAGGCAAGAGCACCTTCGGAGCCACGCTCTGAGC GTCCATCGGTCAAACAAGCCAATCATCTGCAAGGGCTGCAGAAGAACGTTCACCAGCAGCCTCTCACAAGGCCTACGGCGTTTTGGCTTGTGCGACAGCTGCACTTGCGTCACGACGACGCACGAGGATTCGATGCCCATTAACCTGAGTCTGATGGAACCTTCGTCGGAAGGACAGGAGAAGAGCGATCCAGACAACGACTGGCCCATCTACGTGGAGTCTGGCGATGAAAACGATCCACCTGATGACGACGACGCTGACCCGGATCCCAGCGACAAGCAGGACCTCCACCGAGAAGCACtcatgtag
- the ZBTB8B gene encoding zinc finger and BTB domain-containing protein 8B isoform X2: MEMQSYYTKLLGELNEQRKRDFFCDCSIIVEGRIFKAHKNILFANSGYFRALLIHYIQDSGRHSTASLDIVTSEAFSIILDFLYSGKLDLCGENVIEVMSAASYLQMTDVVNFCKTYIRSSLDICRKIEREAAFYQADSGSASSAREGPSYGAKSQCSASISSLQEKERAPDCQRDPPCGECSSCHPIELVVRDPVSSDSPDDTNSSLPKVVEPKVEFDADEVEVEVGERLPQYPTPLTIEQIEEGLHSGQAMDLACNNYHMKQFLEALLRNSTAQRKDDVVHHFVRGFESRPEDAGMPMSSVMDIHNDWYGEDAGDVLVVPIKLHKCPFCPYTAKQKGILKRHIRSHTGERPYPCEICGKRFTRQEHLRSHALSVHRSNKPIICKGCRRTFTSSLSQGLRRFGLCDSCTCVTTTHEDSMPINLSLMEPSSEGQEKSDPDNDWPIYVESGDENDPPDDDDADPDPSDKQDLHREALM, encoded by the exons ATGGAGATGCAATCTTACTACACGAAACTCTTGGGGGAGCTCAACGAGCAGCGGAAAAGGGACTTCTTTTGCGACTGCAGCATCATTGTCGAAGGGAGGATTTTCAAAGCCCACAAGAACATTCTCTTTGCTAACAGCGGCTACTTCAGAGCCTTGTTGATCCACTACATCCAGGACAGCGGGCGGCACAGCACCGCGTCCTTGGACATTGTGACTTCGGAGGCCTTCTCCATCATCCTGGACTTCCTTTATTCCGGGAAGCTGGATCTTTGTGGGGAGAATGTGATTGAGGTCATGTCTGCTGCCAGTTACTTACAGATGACGGATGTGGTCAACTTCTGCAAGACCTATATCCGGTCGTCACTGGATATCTGCCGGAAGATTGAGAGGGAAGCCGCCTTCTATCAGGCTGACAGTGGCAGTGCGAGTTCTGCTAGAGAGGGGCCGTCGTACGGTGCCAAGAGCCAGTGCTCTGCTTCCATTTCATCTCTGCAGGAGAAGGAAAGGGCCCCAGATTGCCAACGAGACCCTCCTTGTGGGGAATGTAGCAGCTGCCACCCCATTGAGCTCGTGGTGAGGGACCCAGTCAGCAGCGACTCTCCAGACGACACCAACTCCTCGCTGCCCAAAGTGGTGGAACCCAAAGTCGAATTTGATGCCGATGAAGTGGAAGTGGAAGTGGGTGAGCGGCTGCCACAGTACCCAACTCCCTTGACCATTGAGCAGATAGAGGAGGgactccacagtggccaggcgaTGGACCTGGCGTGCAATAACTATCACATGAAGCAGTTCCTTGAGGCCTTGCTGCGGAACAGCACAGCCCAAAGGAAGGACGATGTGGTCCACCATTTTGTCCGTGGCTTTGAGAGTCGGCCAGAAGATGCAGGGATGCCCATGAGTTCCGTGATGGACATTCACAATGACTGGTACGGAGAGGATGCAG GTGACGTCCTGGTGGTGCCGATCAAGCTGCACAAATGCCCGTTCTGCCCGTATACCGCCAAGCAGAAAGGGATCCTGAAGCGCCACATCCGCTCACACACGGGCGAGAGACCCTATCCCTGTGAGATCTGTGGCAAACGCTTCACGAGGCAAGAGCACCTTCGGAGCCACGCTCTGAGC GTCCATCGGTCAAACAAGCCAATCATCTGCAAGGGCTGCAGAAGAACGTTCACCAGCAGCCTCTCACAAGGCCTACGGCGTTTTGGCTTGTGCGACAGCTGCACTTGCGTCACGACGACGCACGAGGATTCGATGCCCATTAACCTGAGTCTGATGGAACCTTCGTCGGAAGGACAGGAGAAGAGCGATCCAGACAACGACTGGCCCATCTACGTGGAGTCTGGCGATGAAAACGATCCACCTGATGACGACGACGCTGACCCGGATCCCAGCGACAAGCAGGACCTCCACCGAGAAGCACtcatgtag